In one Melaminivora jejuensis genomic region, the following are encoded:
- a CDS encoding metallophosphoesterase family protein codes for MDQYLYVIDERTVPDSKGRLFSGHTHVQVLMELASGKIYCNPGSVGQPRDGDCRAAYAIIKDDCIELRRVSYDIDAAAFAMQSAGFEAFIYEGLYKGAQIGGRIDRVVYVHDVQKT; via the coding sequence TTGGATCAGTATCTTTATGTGATTGATGAACGGACTGTTCCTGATTCGAAAGGGCGTCTATTCTCGGGTCATACTCATGTTCAGGTACTGATGGAGCTGGCGAGTGGGAAAATATATTGCAATCCGGGTTCTGTTGGGCAACCCAGGGATGGCGATTGTAGGGCGGCTTATGCCATTATCAAGGATGATTGCATCGAATTGAGACGTGTTTCCTATGATATTGATGCGGCTGCTTTTGCAATGCAGTCAGCTGGTTTTGAGGCTTTTATTTATGAGGGGCTATATAAAGGGGCGCAAATCGGTGGTCGCATTGACCGTGTTGTTTATGTGCATGATGTGCAAAAAACTTGA
- a CDS encoding tetratricopeptide repeat protein: protein MKPPTTSIQPEYLSPKLEAAQAASNWPLLVRLCRQAIRKHGRHHKAHRLLGFALRQDGKIEAALVAYAKAAALWPQDAELLINYSDLLLMQGLNNEALPLLEKVVALRPEHSICWVKLSQCCYALLLHERGYEASQQALATAQGRCKELMH from the coding sequence ATGAAGCCACCGACTACCTCCATCCAGCCCGAATATCTGTCACCCAAGCTGGAGGCTGCCCAAGCCGCCAGCAATTGGCCTTTGCTGGTGCGGCTGTGCCGCCAAGCCATACGCAAACATGGGCGACACCACAAGGCACATCGATTGCTGGGTTTCGCTCTGCGCCAGGATGGAAAGATCGAAGCAGCCCTGGTGGCCTATGCCAAGGCTGCAGCCCTGTGGCCGCAGGATGCCGAGCTGCTGATCAATTACTCCGATCTTCTGTTGATGCAAGGGCTGAATAACGAAGCTTTGCCGCTGCTGGAAAAAGTGGTCGCCTTGCGTCCCGAACATAGCATCTGCTGGGTAAAACTGTCCCAATGCTGCTATGCCTTGCTGCTGCATGAAAGGGGTTATGAGGCCAGTCAGCAAGCTCTTGCAACAGCCCAGGGGCGCTGCAAAGAGTTGATGCATTGA
- a CDS encoding acetylglucosamine transferase, producing MTQSAIHRRELGQVREAVQDCREAISLVPDAAHLYTNCLLFMLADPSCTANDLAEMASSFSERFEKPLQPHWPSFAAKDRSPWRRLRIGVVSPDFRNHAVMYFTEGLLAQLDRQQFEVIAFYNHPVDDLVTTRVQCHVDEFIRIHGMSAEKQAQTIMDADIDIAIDLAGHTGGNALLALMRKPAPVQVSTIGFPGTTGMKSMDWWISDAILDPHDAQQWYSERLYRLPIRAACYRPMIRNPLWRYQPAYQVRPTPALENGYITFGSCNNLGKLTDDVLRLWGSLLQIVPGSRLLIEGKNLEKEDIRTAYTQRCALLGIPADRLDLVNMNTANQYLTYHRIDIALDPFPLTGGTSSNDLLWMGVPLVTLKGDGLRGRMSSSILAYMGRHEWIARNQEEYLHIASTLAADITALNDLRQNLRLETEASSVMREDLYAYEIGKALRTMWLHWLEQSDHPEWTPAQVDERVLYLMNNMPAAPDTQEFLIGVAPGSRIPLSQTYQKLQNFLDLAKNGPPPLATQQAGSDVLSNKFWIKATELAESILCAKPHDPVALTVLAEIENAHGHLDFGRVYLQEALQALNQEKALEPAVEQAQKYAQAASAYWGETFCSSGTKNFHPSTFHQGN from the coding sequence TTGACTCAATCCGCCATACACCGTCGTGAGCTCGGACAGGTGCGCGAGGCTGTGCAGGATTGCCGAGAGGCCATCTCCTTGGTGCCTGATGCAGCGCACCTGTACACCAACTGCCTGCTGTTCATGCTGGCTGATCCAAGCTGCACGGCAAATGATCTGGCGGAAATGGCCAGCAGCTTCAGCGAAAGATTCGAAAAGCCTTTGCAACCCCACTGGCCCAGCTTCGCCGCCAAGGATCGTTCTCCTTGGCGGCGTTTGCGCATTGGTGTGGTGTCGCCCGATTTTCGCAATCATGCCGTAATGTATTTCACCGAAGGGTTACTGGCACAACTCGATAGACAACAGTTTGAAGTCATCGCTTTTTATAACCATCCCGTGGATGATTTAGTCACGACGCGGGTGCAATGCCATGTGGATGAATTCATCCGTATTCATGGCATGTCGGCTGAAAAGCAAGCCCAAACCATCATGGATGCGGATATCGACATCGCCATTGATCTGGCCGGACACACAGGCGGCAATGCCTTATTAGCATTGATGCGAAAGCCTGCCCCGGTTCAAGTATCCACCATAGGATTTCCAGGAACCACCGGCATGAAATCCATGGATTGGTGGATCAGCGATGCCATCCTCGATCCTCATGATGCCCAGCAATGGTATTCCGAGCGCCTGTACAGGCTACCTATACGTGCAGCCTGCTATCGGCCCATGATCCGCAATCCACTCTGGCGCTACCAACCCGCCTATCAGGTGCGCCCCACCCCTGCCCTGGAAAACGGATATATTACTTTTGGCTCCTGCAATAATCTTGGCAAGCTCACCGACGATGTCCTTCGCCTGTGGGGCAGCCTGTTGCAAATCGTCCCTGGATCGCGCCTGCTGATCGAAGGAAAAAATCTAGAGAAAGAAGACATCAGGACGGCTTACACCCAGCGCTGCGCCCTGTTGGGAATTCCTGCTGACCGGCTTGATTTGGTCAACATGAATACCGCCAACCAGTACCTCACCTATCATCGGATAGATATTGCACTGGATCCCTTTCCACTCACAGGCGGAACATCATCCAATGACTTGCTTTGGATGGGAGTTCCGCTGGTGACGCTCAAGGGCGATGGACTGCGCGGTCGCATGAGTTCAAGCATATTAGCTTACATGGGAAGACATGAGTGGATAGCACGCAATCAAGAAGAATACCTCCACATCGCCTCCACCCTAGCAGCAGACATAACGGCATTAAATGATTTAAGACAAAATTTGCGCTTGGAAACCGAGGCCAGTTCGGTCATGCGCGAGGATCTCTACGCATATGAGATAGGTAAAGCCTTGCGTACCATGTGGCTGCACTGGCTGGAGCAGTCTGATCATCCCGAATGGACGCCAGCCCAAGTAGATGAGCGTGTTCTATACCTGATGAATAACATGCCTGCCGCACCGGACACACAGGAATTCCTGATTGGGGTCGCGCCAGGCTCACGCATCCCCTTGTCGCAGACTTATCAAAAGCTACAAAATTTTTTAGATTTGGCTAAAAACGGGCCACCGCCGCTGGCAACCCAGCAAGCTGGCAGTGACGTTCTTTCCAACAAATTTTGGATAAAAGCCACTGAACTAGCAGAAAGCATCCTGTGCGCCAAACCGCATGATCCGGTTGCACTGACAGTTCTCGCAGAAATCGAAAATGCCCACGGCCACCTAGATTTTGGCAGAGTCTACTTGCAAGAAGCTCTACAAGCACTCAATCAAGAAAAGGCACTTGAACCCGCAGTCGAGCAAGCTCAAAAATATGCTCAGGCCGCCTCTGCCTATTGGGGTGAAACTTTTTGCTCATCAGGCACAAAAAATTTCCACCCATCCACGTTTCATCAGGGGAATTAA
- a CDS encoding cephalosporin hydroxylase family protein, with the protein MNLFYFRMEVSKKSTNPEVAFAKERSDHLQAYAQDKFFQGLSQDWLQESMRRRYVYNFDWLGRPIIQYPQDIWAVQDLVWRVRPDLVIETGIAHGGSLILSASMLALLDLCDAVESGQMLDPRQSRRKVLGVDIEIREHNRVAIEAHPMASRIQMIQGSSVAPDVIHQVHEAARGYESVLVFLDSMHTHDHVLAELNAYAPLVSEGSYCVVFDTFVNDMPAGFFADRPWDVGNDPKTAVRAWLKNHPNFRVDAEMEQRLQVTVAPGGSCDA; encoded by the coding sequence TTGAATTTATTTTATTTTAGGATGGAAGTGTCAAAAAAATCAACAAACCCTGAAGTTGCTTTTGCCAAGGAGCGATCTGACCATCTGCAGGCTTACGCCCAGGATAAATTTTTTCAAGGACTGTCTCAAGATTGGTTGCAGGAGTCAATGCGCCGTAGATATGTTTATAATTTTGATTGGCTAGGCCGACCCATTATTCAATATCCCCAAGATATATGGGCGGTGCAGGATCTTGTCTGGCGTGTGCGACCTGATCTTGTGATCGAAACTGGAATAGCGCATGGTGGTTCGCTAATTCTCAGCGCTTCTATGCTGGCACTTCTCGATTTGTGTGACGCGGTAGAGAGTGGGCAGATGCTTGATCCACGCCAATCACGGCGCAAGGTACTGGGTGTGGATATCGAAATCCGAGAGCACAATCGTGTGGCAATAGAGGCCCATCCGATGGCCAGCCGCATTCAGATGATTCAGGGCTCTTCAGTTGCGCCCGATGTGATTCATCAAGTCCATGAGGCTGCCCGTGGATATGAGAGTGTGCTGGTCTTTCTGGATTCCATGCATACCCATGACCATGTTCTGGCCGAACTCAATGCCTACGCTCCACTGGTCTCTGAAGGCAGTTATTGCGTAGTATTCGATACCTTTGTGAATGATATGCCTGCAGGCTTCTTTGCCGACCGTCCCTGGGATGTGGGGAATGACCCAAAGACGGCAGTACGTGCCTGGTTGAAGAATCACCCTAATTTTCGGGTCGATGCAGAGATGGAGCAACGCTTGCAAGTGACTGTTGCTCCTGGGGGTTCCTGCGACGCGTGA
- a CDS encoding flagellin, whose product MASTINTNIASLTAQRNLGISQGSLNTSIQRLSSGLRINSAKDDAAGMAISERFTSQIRGLNQAARNANDGISLAQTAEGAMKAAGDILQRVRELAVQAANASNSPSDRQALQQEVSQLVAELDRVAQTTEFNGAKLLDGTFGTQQFQVGANANQTIVAATANLRTNTYGNNQVSGSGAAGADAATAGNPAAGFASNGVSGPGNIVINGALGSQTIAVDANEHSKKTAESINLQTQYTGVTATARTEAVLSFASAGAYGLTLQSDNNPDITISFAISATAGSEGLSNAVTAINEQSAKTGVVASLNEKADGIILTNTTGNTIAVGKTNAANAGDITVQKLVSDGKGGVATAGTAQSIAAASGATPNLAVSGYVTLDSDKSFSAVSSNTNALGDLTLNSELKKVSDLDVTSFARATHTLKTVDSALSYIAGERAKLGALQSRFETSIASLNITAENMSASRSRILDADFAQETANLARTQILQQAGTAMVAQANQIPQGVLALLKG is encoded by the coding sequence ATGGCCTCCACGATCAATACCAACATCGCTTCGCTCACCGCCCAGCGCAACCTGGGCATCAGCCAGGGCTCGCTCAACACCTCCATCCAGCGCCTGTCGTCGGGCCTGCGCATCAACAGCGCCAAGGACGACGCCGCCGGCATGGCGATTTCCGAGCGCTTCACCAGCCAGATCCGGGGCCTGAACCAGGCCGCGCGCAACGCCAACGACGGCATCTCGCTGGCGCAGACGGCGGAAGGCGCCATGAAGGCCGCTGGCGACATCCTGCAGCGTGTGCGCGAACTGGCCGTGCAGGCAGCCAACGCCTCCAACAGCCCCTCGGATCGCCAAGCGCTGCAGCAGGAAGTGAGCCAACTGGTGGCCGAACTCGATCGCGTGGCGCAGACCACCGAGTTCAACGGCGCCAAGCTGCTCGACGGCACTTTCGGCACGCAGCAGTTCCAGGTCGGCGCCAACGCCAACCAGACCATCGTGGCCGCCACCGCCAACCTGCGCACCAACACCTATGGCAACAACCAGGTGTCAGGTTCGGGAGCGGCTGGGGCCGATGCAGCAACAGCAGGCAATCCTGCTGCCGGGTTCGCATCCAATGGCGTTTCAGGGCCTGGAAACATCGTCATCAATGGCGCCCTGGGCAGCCAGACGATAGCTGTGGATGCCAACGAGCACAGCAAGAAGACGGCCGAGTCCATCAACCTGCAAACCCAATACACCGGCGTGACCGCCACGGCACGCACCGAGGCTGTGCTGTCCTTTGCTTCTGCCGGCGCCTATGGCTTGACTTTGCAATCGGACAACAACCCGGATATCACGATCTCGTTTGCCATCTCCGCTACAGCTGGCTCGGAAGGTCTGTCCAATGCAGTGACCGCGATCAACGAGCAATCCGCCAAAACTGGTGTCGTGGCTTCATTGAACGAAAAAGCCGACGGCATCATCCTGACCAACACAACCGGCAATACCATCGCCGTCGGCAAGACCAACGCTGCCAATGCAGGTGACATCACCGTGCAAAAACTGGTGAGCGATGGCAAGGGCGGAGTGGCGACGGCAGGAACCGCCCAGTCCATTGCCGCAGCATCAGGCGCAACCCCCAACCTGGCGGTCAGCGGCTACGTCACGCTGGATTCGGACAAATCCTTCAGCGCGGTATCGTCAAACACCAATGCGCTGGGTGACCTCACGCTGAACTCCGAGCTGAAAAAAGTTTCCGACCTGGATGTGACGAGCTTTGCCCGGGCCACGCACACGCTCAAGACGGTGGACTCGGCCTTGTCTTACATCGCTGGCGAGCGCGCCAAGCTGGGCGCCCTGCAGTCGCGCTTCGAGACCAGCATCGCCAGCCTGAACATCACGGCAGAGAACATGTCGGCCTCGCGCTCGCGCATCCTGGATGCCGACTTTGCCCAGGAAACGGCCAACTTGGCACGCACCCAGATCCTGCAGCAGGCCGGCACCGCCATGGTGGCGCAGGCCAACCAGATTCCGCAGGGTGTGCTGGCCCTTTTGAAGGGCTGA